Proteins encoded by one window of Geobacter sp. DSM 9736:
- a CDS encoding cytochrome C — translation MKKLYAILGITMLMSVAANAQETTWSGNIRDIVERKCNSCHGAESAPEYQLFKREKDTWLAKGQGMRMDSYSHLVSFVGWPNTGALMRRLDDGKSSKEGKAGNMHQYLGATEEERQKNLTIFKAWVGNWSLKRWPDSTKEELNGIKVKY, via the coding sequence GTGAAAAAGTTATATGCAATATTGGGTATTACAATGTTGATGTCAGTTGCTGCAAATGCGCAGGAAACAACTTGGAGCGGCAACATCAGGGATATCGTAGAGAGAAAGTGCAATTCCTGCCACGGTGCTGAGTCTGCGCCCGAGTACCAGTTGTTCAAGAGGGAGAAGGACACGTGGCTGGCCAAAGGACAGGGAATGCGCATGGACAGCTATAGCCACCTGGTGTCCTTTGTCGGCTGGCCGAATACCGGAGCGCTTATGAGGAGACTCGACGACGGGAAGAGCTCAAAGGAGGGTAAAGCCGGCAATATGCACCAGTACCTCGGGGCGACAGAAGAGGAGCGACAAAAGAACCTGACCATCTTCAAGGCGTGGGTCGGCAATTGGTCGCTCAAGCGCTGGCCCGATTCGACGAAGGAAGAGCTCAACGGCATCAAGGTCAAGTACTGA
- a CDS encoding ABC transporter permease, translating into MAGDKRPDTTQTTMFLRILFKSLKVRKNRVFITFFSIMIGASIITALASVYFDISAKMSRELRAYGANFFVGPSAASGERSVESAVIDKAIAMVPTDKLTGATPYSYGVVRLDLGNAVLAGVDFVGLKRLSPYWQVEGKWITVDFDEDSCMIGKTLAKKMELKVDDSVNVIRNETGFQKSLTVKGIAETGQAEDEQIFVNLSLADRILGSNGRVNHAMLSIVTEGTDIDGLASRMQQDLPGLDAKPIRKLSYSEGRILDKIKGLMAIIAVIILTVTTLCVMTTLITVVSERTREIGLMKAIGAEDREIVTQFLAETLIIGLAGVAAGLVAGFALAQVLGHAVFGSAIAFRMIVLPMTLVPSILASLLAAALPVRMAVGIVPAKVLKEE; encoded by the coding sequence ATGGCAGGAGATAAACGACCCGATACTACCCAGACCACTATGTTCCTGCGTATCCTGTTCAAGTCTCTCAAGGTCCGCAAGAACCGGGTGTTCATAACCTTTTTTTCGATCATGATCGGCGCGTCGATCATTACCGCCTTGGCCAGCGTCTACTTCGACATTTCCGCAAAGATGAGCCGGGAACTGCGGGCCTATGGGGCGAACTTCTTCGTTGGACCCTCCGCCGCCAGTGGGGAGCGGAGCGTTGAAAGCGCGGTCATCGACAAGGCTATTGCCATGGTGCCAACCGATAAGCTGACCGGCGCTACCCCTTACAGCTACGGGGTGGTGCGGCTGGACCTGGGCAATGCAGTGCTGGCCGGGGTGGATTTCGTTGGCCTGAAAAGGCTCTCCCCATACTGGCAGGTGGAGGGAAAATGGATAACGGTTGATTTCGACGAGGACTCCTGCATGATCGGCAAAACCCTGGCCAAGAAAATGGAGCTGAAGGTCGACGACTCGGTTAACGTGATCAGGAACGAGACCGGCTTCCAGAAGTCCCTCACTGTCAAGGGGATTGCCGAGACAGGGCAGGCCGAGGACGAGCAGATATTCGTCAACCTGTCCCTGGCCGACAGGATTCTGGGAAGCAACGGGCGGGTCAACCACGCCATGCTGAGCATCGTCACCGAGGGTACTGACATCGACGGCCTTGCATCACGGATGCAGCAGGACCTGCCGGGGCTGGACGCCAAGCCGATCCGCAAGCTTTCCTATTCAGAGGGCCGGATCCTTGACAAGATCAAGGGACTGATGGCGATCATCGCGGTGATAATCCTCACTGTCACCACTCTGTGTGTCATGACGACTTTAATTACCGTGGTCTCGGAGCGGACCCGGGAGATAGGCCTGATGAAAGCCATCGGCGCCGAGGACCGGGAAATTGTTACCCAGTTCCTGGCAGAAACACTGATCATCGGTCTGGCAGGAGTGGCAGCGGGTCTTGTTGCCGGGTTCGCACTCGCCCAGGTGTTGGGACACGCAGTCTTCGGGTCGGCAATTGCATTCCGCATGATCGTGCTACCGATGACGCTGGTCCCCTCGATCCTGGCTTCCTTGCTGGCGGCGGCCCTGCCGGTAAGGATGGCGGTGGGGATCGTGCCTGCCAAGGTGCTGAAGGAAGAATAA
- a CDS encoding efflux RND transporter periplasmic adaptor subunit: MNKKAIIIGLILALALGGGVAYRLTHSTTGGGEKAEHNEAGHKDEKEGHDEGKEKKEGHEGHDEHGEEKLVKMSAEVQKQSGVVVAPAKKQRLAGVISATGKVEANADRIAHVSPRISGKIVSVKASLGDAVSAGQQLATLDSVELGEALSRYHQSKTKLALAQSNMDRIKTLVEKKIAPRKEILQAETDYKTAQTELHTDEERLLLYGVSASDLKADRKPLLPVRSPIGGIITEKHAIVGELSDPSKSLYTVADLSSVWVLVDIHEKDLAKVRRGQPATVVVGAFPDQKFRGRITYLADLVDEATRTVKARVEVANPGRKLKPEMFATVELAIASDSPPVLAVPEDAVQELDGKKLIFVAEKETEFEPRAVELGRASGGMVEVVSGLKEGERFAVKGAFTLKSELKKGELEGHEH; encoded by the coding sequence GTGAACAAGAAAGCAATCATCATCGGACTCATCCTGGCCCTGGCTCTCGGGGGCGGCGTTGCCTACCGGCTGACCCACTCCACCACCGGGGGCGGAGAAAAAGCCGAACATAACGAAGCCGGACATAAGGACGAAAAAGAGGGTCACGACGAGGGCAAGGAAAAGAAGGAAGGGCATGAAGGGCATGACGAGCACGGCGAGGAGAAACTCGTCAAGATGTCTGCCGAAGTTCAGAAGCAGAGCGGCGTGGTTGTTGCCCCGGCCAAAAAGCAGCGCCTTGCCGGCGTCATCAGCGCCACCGGCAAAGTGGAGGCAAATGCCGACCGAATCGCGCATGTTTCGCCCCGGATTTCCGGCAAGATCGTCAGCGTCAAGGCTTCCCTCGGCGACGCCGTCTCCGCCGGACAGCAGCTGGCGACCCTCGACAGCGTCGAACTCGGCGAGGCTCTGAGCCGCTACCACCAGTCGAAGACGAAGCTGGCCCTGGCCCAGTCCAACATGGACAGGATCAAGACCCTTGTGGAGAAGAAGATCGCGCCGCGCAAGGAGATCCTCCAGGCCGAGACCGATTACAAGACCGCACAGACGGAACTGCATACAGACGAAGAGCGTTTATTGTTGTATGGGGTTTCTGCCTCTGACCTTAAAGCAGACAGAAAACCACTCCTGCCCGTGCGCTCCCCCATCGGTGGTATCATCACCGAGAAACACGCCATTGTCGGTGAACTCTCAGATCCTTCCAAGAGCCTCTACACTGTGGCCGATCTCTCGTCGGTCTGGGTGCTGGTGGACATTCACGAAAAGGACCTGGCAAAAGTCCGGCGGGGCCAGCCTGCTACGGTTGTCGTTGGCGCATTTCCCGATCAGAAATTCCGTGGCCGGATTACCTATCTAGCCGATCTGGTTGACGAGGCTACCCGAACGGTCAAAGCACGGGTAGAGGTTGCCAATCCTGGACGCAAGCTGAAACCCGAGATGTTTGCCACCGTCGAGCTTGCAATAGCGTCAGATTCGCCGCCCGTCCTGGCAGTACCCGAAGATGCCGTGCAGGAACTGGACGGCAAGAAGCTGATCTTTGTCGCCGAGAAGGAGACCGAGTTCGAGCCGAGGGCCGTAGAGCTGGGGCGTGCTTCGGGCGGCATGGTGGAAGTGGTTTCCGGACTCAAGGAAGGTGAACGCTTCGCCGTCAAGGGCGCGTTCACACTGAAGTCGGAACTGAAGAAGGGTGAACTTGAGGGGCACGAACACTGA
- a CDS encoding transporter has product MFFFRLLPVFLAMFFIWKPVLAEETKKIQDNSFLLEEAYNQEDGVIQHIQAFQYMKGAKWAYTFTQEWPVPKQTHQLSYTIPISRMEAPDRKSGLGDILINYRYQAVMKGNIAASPRFSIVLPTGNYKKGLGTGTVGYQVNVPVSVELSDKFVTHWNLGWTFTPQAKNEAGEKADTLATNYGASLIYLATENVNLMLEAAGSAGQAVAGQGVTEPENSFFINPGMRFAINCASGLQIVPGVSFPIGIGPSKGEYGVLTYLSFEHPFF; this is encoded by the coding sequence ATGTTTTTTTTTCGATTATTGCCTGTCTTTCTGGCCATGTTCTTCATATGGAAACCGGTGCTTGCTGAGGAGACGAAGAAGATCCAGGACAACTCTTTCCTGCTGGAAGAGGCGTATAACCAGGAGGACGGAGTAATACAGCACATTCAGGCTTTTCAGTACATGAAGGGGGCTAAATGGGCATATACCTTCACTCAGGAATGGCCGGTCCCCAAGCAGACGCACCAGCTTTCCTATACTATCCCGATCTCGCGGATGGAAGCGCCTGACCGTAAATCAGGGCTGGGTGATATCCTCATCAACTACCGCTATCAAGCTGTCATGAAAGGTAATATCGCCGCAAGTCCCCGGTTCTCCATTGTTCTTCCGACTGGCAATTACAAAAAGGGACTCGGTACCGGCACCGTTGGTTATCAGGTCAATGTGCCGGTAAGCGTAGAATTGAGTGACAAGTTCGTGACTCACTGGAACCTGGGATGGACGTTTACGCCTCAGGCAAAAAACGAGGCAGGAGAAAAAGCCGACACCCTCGCCACCAACTACGGCGCAAGCCTGATCTACCTTGCGACGGAGAACGTCAACCTGATGCTTGAGGCGGCGGGCAGCGCCGGCCAAGCCGTAGCGGGGCAGGGAGTCACGGAACCGGAAAACAGCTTTTTTATCAATCCCGGAATGAGGTTTGCCATCAATTGCGCCTCAGGCCTGCAAATTGTACCTGGGGTTTCCTTTCCGATCGGTATTGGACCATCGAAAGGTGAATACGGGGTGCTCACGTACCTCTCTTTTGAACATCCGTTTTTTTGA
- a CDS encoding nitrous oxide reductase accessory protein NosL: MLKSAISVVGFVVLAVAVTCAFGLATPRDLKIHPQCLHCGMSRKECAHTRISVEYRDGTKGGECSLRCLVATFMEQPGREPKKILASDYNDKTLAQAEKSWWVRYDNAVECRGSKVMLAFRSEEGADKFIASFGGRKLSFDEALKITYFEIEEGRLSGKE, encoded by the coding sequence ATGTTGAAATCTGCAATTTCTGTTGTTGGCTTTGTAGTGCTGGCTGTTGCCGTCACATGTGCTTTTGGCCTGGCGACTCCCAGGGACCTGAAGATTCATCCCCAGTGCCTGCATTGCGGCATGAGCCGCAAAGAGTGTGCTCACACCCGTATTTCGGTTGAATACAGGGACGGGACAAAAGGGGGGGAGTGCAGCCTGCGCTGCCTTGTCGCTACTTTCATGGAGCAGCCTGGGAGGGAGCCGAAAAAAATTCTGGCCTCCGATTATAATGATAAAACCCTTGCTCAGGCGGAAAAGAGCTGGTGGGTCCGCTACGACAATGCCGTTGAATGCCGGGGAAGCAAGGTGATGCTCGCCTTCCGGTCCGAGGAGGGAGCAGATAAGTTCATCGCTTCCTTTGGCGGAAGGAAGCTTAGTTTTGATGAGGCGCTTAAAATAACCTACTTCGAGATTGAAGAAGGGCGGCTTTCCGGTAAGGAATGA
- a CDS encoding TlpA disulfide reductase family protein, translating to MRRPVPAIFALLLCGALFSGCAKEESWKIGAKAPEMSVLDLNDRTVKLSDYRGKPVVVRFWATGCQACVAAMPKLDELSKKYRDKGAAVLAVNMGNPKALVEVFAKGLKLSYPVFLDPALIAANKYRVKSVPTTFFIDRKGIAIKVVVGDVSKEVFEQTVSELL from the coding sequence GTGAGACGGCCGGTCCCGGCAATTTTTGCACTCCTCCTCTGCGGGGCGCTCTTTTCCGGCTGCGCAAAGGAAGAGTCGTGGAAGATCGGTGCAAAGGCCCCCGAAATGAGCGTCCTCGACCTGAACGACAGGACGGTTAAACTTTCAGATTACCGGGGAAAGCCGGTGGTCGTAAGGTTCTGGGCTACCGGCTGCCAGGCGTGCGTTGCCGCCATGCCGAAGCTGGACGAGCTCAGTAAAAAGTACCGGGACAAGGGCGCTGCGGTGCTCGCAGTCAACATGGGAAATCCGAAGGCGCTCGTGGAGGTCTTTGCGAAGGGGCTTAAGCTATCTTATCCTGTCTTTCTCGATCCTGCCTTGATAGCTGCGAATAAATACCGCGTAAAGTCTGTGCCGACTACCTTTTTTATCGACAGGAAGGGGATTGCAATAAAGGTTGTCGTAGGTGACGTTTCGAAGGAGGTGTTCGAGCAAACGGTGTCAGAACTGCTATAG
- a CDS encoding TolC family protein, translated as MATTAFARGALLLVPGIVCILTSAPVRAEEQTLPLPQVIEYSLQNNGDLKAFRDEKGIRDAGKVRAGLLPNPTLDFEAATGALTGSSSESALSLGISQEFLLAGKRDKRLAIAERELEIYRWQLADRERVIREEVKSAFYDVLLAEQRIALTDRSIALSRQLLDITRERLAAGDIPELEMNLAKVELARSEGARIENAKALNQNQSKLLNLMSLPTEKQFAISGNLDSATNLTKTLADLKQLAHGERPDVKALEAEKRRGEADSILAEAEGVPNLTAGLAVNREATSIEVGGIEAKDKDYIIGLRLSMPIPVFDRNQAGVQEARAKRSSAESRLLATRRNVNREVETAYASYLNSEKILSMYKADIIPQLEENLKLTQDAYSLGEVGILAVIQEQKKFFEVSDGYLTALHARQLALVKLESAVATELTGGAQ; from the coding sequence TTGGCAACAACTGCATTTGCACGAGGAGCCTTGCTCCTTGTGCCGGGAATCGTATGTATTTTAACGTCAGCCCCCGTGCGGGCAGAGGAGCAAACGCTGCCACTGCCCCAGGTGATTGAGTATTCGCTGCAGAATAACGGCGATCTCAAGGCCTTTCGTGATGAAAAAGGCATCCGTGATGCCGGTAAGGTGAGAGCGGGACTTCTGCCGAATCCAACTCTTGATTTTGAAGCTGCTACGGGTGCCTTGACAGGCAGCAGCTCCGAGAGCGCCCTGTCCCTCGGGATATCTCAGGAATTCCTGCTGGCCGGGAAACGAGACAAGCGATTGGCCATCGCAGAACGTGAACTGGAGATCTACAGATGGCAGTTGGCGGACAGGGAGCGGGTGATTCGTGAAGAGGTGAAGAGCGCATTCTACGATGTACTTCTGGCCGAACAGCGGATAGCTTTGACAGACCGTTCCATCGCACTCAGCCGACAGCTCCTCGATATCACGAGGGAGCGGCTGGCGGCAGGGGACATTCCGGAGCTGGAGATGAATCTGGCAAAAGTCGAACTGGCACGGAGTGAGGGCGCCAGAATTGAAAATGCGAAGGCTCTTAACCAGAATCAGTCCAAGCTCCTGAACCTAATGAGCCTTCCGACCGAAAAGCAGTTCGCCATCTCGGGAAACCTCGACTCTGCGACCAATTTGACGAAAACTCTGGCAGACCTGAAACAGCTTGCGCATGGTGAGCGCCCCGACGTGAAGGCGCTGGAGGCCGAGAAACGTAGGGGGGAAGCCGATAGCATCCTGGCTGAGGCCGAGGGGGTACCCAACCTGACGGCCGGGCTGGCAGTCAACCGCGAGGCGACCTCCATTGAAGTCGGTGGAATAGAGGCCAAGGATAAGGATTACATTATAGGCTTAAGGCTTTCAATGCCCATTCCTGTGTTCGACAGAAACCAGGCAGGCGTCCAGGAGGCCCGGGCTAAACGAAGCAGCGCCGAAAGCCGCTTGCTGGCTACCCGCAGGAATGTTAACCGGGAAGTCGAAACGGCCTACGCCAGCTACCTGAACAGTGAAAAAATCCTGTCCATGTACAAGGCAGATATAATCCCCCAGCTTGAAGAAAATCTGAAACTTACCCAGGATGCCTACAGCCTTGGAGAGGTCGGCATTCTGGCAGTCATTCAGGAACAGAAGAAATTCTTCGAGGTCAGCGACGGCTACCTGACGGCGCTCCATGCCCGGCAGCTGGCACTCGTAAAACTCGAATCAGCAGTGGCGACAGAACTTACCGGAGGTGCGCAGTGA
- a CDS encoding ABC transporter ATP-binding protein has protein sequence MSKIVLETKGLTKRYGSVIPLDSIDMQVREGEWVSIMGPSGSGKTTMLNLLSCLDAPSEGEYILDGVATATLSEKQRVAVRREKIGLIFQQFHLVPYLTALENVMLAQYYHSMIDSKDAEQALVHVGLGHRIGHLPSQLSGGEQQRVCIARALINQPAIILADEPTGNLDEANEGVVLELFKELHREGRTIIMVTHNPELAEFADRVVLLHHGRLA, from the coding sequence ATGTCAAAGATAGTTCTAGAAACAAAAGGGCTGACCAAACGCTACGGCAGCGTCATCCCATTGGACAGCATCGACATGCAGGTACGCGAGGGGGAGTGGGTGTCAATCATGGGGCCGTCCGGTTCGGGAAAGACAACGATGCTGAACCTCCTTTCCTGTCTGGATGCCCCCAGCGAAGGGGAGTACATCCTGGATGGGGTCGCAACCGCCACGCTGTCCGAGAAGCAGCGCGTGGCGGTGCGGCGCGAAAAGATTGGCCTGATCTTCCAGCAGTTTCACCTGGTCCCGTACCTGACGGCGCTGGAAAACGTCATGCTGGCCCAGTACTACCACAGCATGATCGACAGCAAGGATGCGGAACAGGCCCTGGTCCACGTGGGTCTCGGCCACCGGATCGGGCATCTCCCCTCCCAGCTTTCCGGCGGCGAGCAGCAACGGGTCTGCATCGCCAGGGCGTTGATCAATCAGCCCGCCATCATCCTGGCAGACGAACCCACCGGCAACCTGGACGAGGCGAATGAGGGGGTTGTTCTCGAACTCTTCAAGGAGCTTCACCGGGAAGGTAGGACGATCATCATGGTGACCCATAACCCGGAGCTTGCCGAGTTCGCGGATCGGGTGGTGCTGCTCCACCACGGGAGGCTCGCGTGA